The following proteins come from a genomic window of Bacteroidales bacterium:
- a CDS encoding ChaN family lipoprotein has translation MKSLWLFFSFFLLATILNGQYKKAYRLVDQNGRDVQWNQWIDDLSRQDIVLFGELHNNPIAHWLEFELVKALYQKKGKQLVVGAEMFERDDQLLIDEYLSGLIKQKNFEEEAKLWNNYQTDYKPILEFAKEKGILFVATNVPRRYAALVHSKGLAALDILSADAKLHIAPLPIEFDSTLGCYKNMLNMGSHKTGITFAQAQAVKDATMAHFILKNWNPGITFFHINGAYHSDNFEGIVWYLKRKQPNLKIVTLTTVEMEEIENISFKELPRANFYLIVPTSMTKTY, from the coding sequence ATGAAAAGCTTGTGGTTATTTTTTTCATTTTTTTTGTTAGCAACAATTTTAAATGGCCAATACAAAAAAGCTTATCGACTTGTTGATCAAAATGGACGGGACGTTCAATGGAATCAATGGATCGATGATTTATCTAGGCAAGATATAGTTTTATTTGGTGAATTGCACAACAATCCCATTGCTCATTGGTTGGAATTTGAACTGGTAAAGGCATTGTATCAGAAAAAAGGAAAGCAATTGGTTGTGGGAGCAGAAATGTTTGAAAGAGATGATCAGTTGTTAATAGATGAATATTTAAGTGGATTAATTAAGCAAAAGAATTTTGAAGAAGAAGCAAAACTTTGGAATAATTATCAAACAGATTACAAGCCTATTCTTGAATTTGCAAAAGAAAAAGGAATTTTGTTTGTAGCGACCAATGTTCCACGAAGATATGCTGCCTTAGTACATTCGAAAGGTCTTGCTGCACTTGATATTTTATCCGCTGATGCTAAGCTACACATTGCACCTCTTCCCATTGAATTCGATTCGACATTAGGATGCTATAAGAATATGTTAAATATGGGTAGTCATAAGACTGGCATTACTTTCGCTCAGGCTCAGGCAGTCAAAGACGCAACCATGGCACATTTCATCCTGAAAAATTGGAATCCAGGAATAACTTTTTTTCATATTAATGGGGCTTATCACTCTGATAACTTCGAAGGTATCGTTTGGTATTTGAAAAGAAAACAACCTAACTTAAAGATTGTTACTTTGACAACAGTAGAAATGGAAGAAATTGAAAACATATCTTTCAAAGAGTTGCCACGAGCAAATTTTTATCTGATAGTTCCTACCTCGATGACTAAAACATATTAG